In Gadus chalcogrammus isolate NIFS_2021 chromosome 23, NIFS_Gcha_1.0, whole genome shotgun sequence, a genomic segment contains:
- the bhlhe22 gene encoding class E basic helix-loop-helix protein 22 — protein MDRRMNLNGTADIFHKTLSAVSNKKMDPFRSSVGLELQARDRQSPIGCFDGTDSDPIQPGGLAGGRGGPLGLPTGSLCVKYGESGNRTSAAESSGGEQSPDDDSDDRCDMVLLTDPRIGGGKPEGGKKSKEQKTLRLNINARERRRMHDLNDALDELRGVIPYAHSPSVRKLSKIATLLLAKNYILMQAQALEEMRRLVAYLNQGQAISAASIPATTALAAPPGLGPYEPPPGYPFPTVVPPTSCPEKCALFNNVTSSLCKQCTDKP, from the coding sequence ATGGACCGGAGGATGAACTTGAACGGCACAGCAGACATTTTCCACAAAACTCTGAGCGCCGTGTCCAACAAGAAGATGGATCCTTTCCGGTCGTCCGTGGGTCTCGAACTTCAAGCTCGAGACCGCCAGTCACCGATCGGCTGTTTTGACGGGACCGATTCGGACCCGATCCAGCCGGGGGGTCTggcggggggcagagggggcccGCTGGGTCTGCCGACGGGATCTTTGTGTGTGAAATACGGGGAGAGCGGCAACAGGACGTCGGCCGCGGAGAGCAGTGGCGGGGAGCAGAGCCCCGACGACGACAGCGACGACAGGTGCGACATGGTTCTGCTCACTGACCCGCGGATCGGCGGGGGGAAACCCGAAGGAGGTAAGAAAAGCAAAGAGCAGAAAACGCTGAGGCTAAACATCAACGCGCGCGAGAGACGGCGGATGCACGACTTGAACGACGCGCTGGACGAGCTGCGGGGGGTTATCCCGTACGCGCACAGCCCGTCCGTGCGGAAACTCTCCAAAATAGCCACTCTGCTGCTCGCCAAAAACTACATCCTCATGCAGGCGCAGGCGCTGGAGGAGATGCGGCGGCTGGTGGCCTACCTGAATCAGGGCCAGGCCATCTCGGCCGCCTCCATACCGGCCACCACGGCCCTCGCGGCCCCCCCCGGGTTAGGGCCATATGAGCCGCCGCCCGGGTACCCTTTCCCCACCGTCGTGCCGCCGACATCCTGCCCTGAGAAATGTGCGCTCTTCAACAACGTCACCTCCAGCCTCTGTAAACAGTGCACGGACAAGCCCTGA